In one Cyclopterus lumpus isolate fCycLum1 chromosome 24, fCycLum1.pri, whole genome shotgun sequence genomic region, the following are encoded:
- the slc35f1 gene encoding solute carrier family 35 member F1 encodes MMSVVSTVESVPRGTGTPAPSLYQRIRRVLTRDLLVTLALGQALSLLICAISLTSKYLADDFHANTPVFQSFLNYILLFLVYTTTLAVRQGEGNLLAILKQRWWKYMILGLIDIEANYLVLKAYQYTTLSSVQLLDCFVIPVVLLLSWFFLLVRYKAVHFVGAGLCLLGVGCMVGADVLLGRHQGLEEQKLFGDLLVLGGATLYGISNICEEFIVKNLSRVEFLGMMGLFGSFFSGIQLAIMEHKELLKVSWNWQIGFLYIGFSAFMFGLYSFMPLVIKRTSATSVNLSLLTADLYSFFCGLFLFHYKFSCLYLLSFFIIILGLVLYATSSTYVAQDPRVYKQFRNTGGQPATDQPPLSAGVLEPSVTYTSLGPEAGDEIPVCVA; translated from the exons ATGATGTCTGTCGTCTCAACTGTGGAGAGCGTTCCCAGAGGTACGGGCACCCCGGCGCCGAGCCTTTACCAGAGGATAAGGAGGGTCTTAACCAG GGACCTGCTGGTGACCCTCGCCCTGGGTCAGGCCCTGTCCTTGTTAATCTGTGCCATCAGTCTGACCAGCAAGTACCTGGCTGATGACTTCCATGCCAACACGCCGGTGTTCCAGAGCTTTCTCAACTACATCCTGCTGTTTCTGGTCTACACCACCACACTGGCAGTCAGGCAAG GGGAAGGGAACCTGCTGGCCATCCTGAAGCAGCGCTGGTGGAAATACATGATTCTGGGTTTAATAGACATCGAGGCCAACTATCTGGTGCTCAAAGCTTACCAGTACACTACTCTCTCCAGTgtacag CTGTTGGACTGTTTTGTCATCCCAGTGGTCCTGCTGCTGTCCTGGTTCTTTCTTTTGGTGAGGTACAAGGCCGTCCACTTTGTCGGGGCAGGATTGTGTCTGCTGGGTGTGGGATGCATGGTTGGAGCTGACGTCCTGCTTGGTCGACACCAAGGCCTTG AAGAGCAGAAGCTGTTCGGGGACCTCTTGGTCCTGGGTGGAGCAACGCTCTACGGGATCTCCAACATCTGTGAGGAGTTCATTGTGAAGAACCTGAGCCGTGTGGAGTTCCTTGGCATGATGGGACTCTTCGGATCCTTCTTCAGCGGCATCCagtt GGCCATCATGGAACACAAGGAGCTGCTGAAGGTATCCTGGAACTGGCAGATAG gtttTCTGTACATTGGTTTCAGTGCCTTTATGTTCGGCCTGTACAGCTTCATGCCGTTGGTGATTAAGAGAACAAGTGCCACCTCAGTCAATCTCTCTCTGCTCACCGCCGACCTGTACAGCTTCTTCTGTGGCCTCTTCCTATTTCATTACAAG TTCTCGTGCCTCTATTTGCTGTCGTTCTTCATCATTATCTTGGGGCTGGTCCTTTACGCCACCTCGTCCACCTACGTTGCTCAGGACCCACGAGTCTACAAGCAGTTCAGGAACACAGGCGGCCAGCCGGCCACCGACCAGCCTCCGCTCAGTGCTGGAGTCCTGGAGCCCTCTGTCACCTACACCAGCCTGGGACCCGAGGCGGGGGACGAGATTCCCGTATGCGTCGCCTAA
- the serinc1 gene encoding serine incorporator 1 — protein sequence MGAVLGLCSMASWIPCLCGSAPCLLSRCCPSGNNSTVTRLIYAFFLLLGVGIACIMLMPGMEGQLKKIPGFCEGGSGSSIPGVEGHVNCDVLVGYKAVYRVCFGMALFFLLFSLLMIKVKSSHDPRAALHNGFWFFKFAAAAGITIGSFFISEGSFTTVWFYIGMAGAFCFILIQLVLLIDFAHSWNESWVEKMEEGNSRCWYAALLSVTAVNYLLSLVSLVMFYVYYTHSEGCTENKVFISINMLLCVAASVLSILPPIQESQPRSGLLQSSLVTLYTMYLTWSAMTNEPDRKCNPSLLGIIGLNSTSPAGQDHVVQWWDAQGIVGLILFLMCVLYSSIRNSSNAQVNKLTLTSDESALIEDGPTADGFEEGSGANRAVDNEKDGVTYSYSFFHFMLFLASLYIMMTLTNWYSPDSHYQAMTSKWPSVWVKISSSWICIALYVWTLVAPLVLVNRDFD from the exons ATGGGCGCCGTTTTGGGATTGTGCTCCATGGCGAGCTGG ATCCCGTGCTTGTGCGGCAGCGCCCCCTGCTTGCTGTCTCGATGCTGCCCCAGTGGAAATAACTCTACAGTGACCCGCCTCATCTACGccttcttcctgctgctggGAGTGGGTATCGCCTGTATCATGTTGATGCCCGGCATGGAGGGTCAGCTCAAGAAG ATTCCTGGTTTCTGTGAAGGGGGCTCGGGCTCGTCCATCCCAGGCGTAGAGGGCCACGTGAACTGCGACGTGCTGGTCGGCTACAAGGCCGTGTACCGCGTCTGCTTTGGCATGGCCCTGTTCTTCctgctcttctctctgctcATGATCAAGGTCAAGAGCAGCCATGACCCCCGGGCTGCGCTGCACAACGG GTTTTGGTTCTTTAAgtttgctgcagctgctggcaTCACTATCGGATCCTTCTTCATCTCGGAAGGCTCCTTCACTACTG TGTGGTTCTACATCGGCATGGCCGGAGCCTTCTGCTTCATCCTCATCCAGCTGGTTTTGCTCATCGACTTCGCCCACTCCTGGAATGAGTCCTGGGTGGAGAAGATGGAAGAGGGCAACTCCCGCTGCTGGTATGCAG CTCTGCTGTCGGTCACCGCAGTGAACTACCTgctgtctctggtgtctctggtcatgttctacgtctACTACACCCACTCCGAGGGTTGCACCGAAAACAAGGTCTTCATCAGCATCAACATGCTCCTGTGCGTGGCGGCCTCCGTCCTGTCCATCCTGCCTCCGATCCAG GAGTCCCAGCCCCGGTCTGGCCTTCTGCAGTCCTCCCTGGTCACCCTGTACACCATGTATCTGACCTGGTCTGCCATGACCAACGAGCCTG ATAGGAAATGCAACCCGAGCCTTCTGGGTATTATCGGGCTGAACAGCACCAGTCCTGCCGGCCAGGACCACGTGGTTCAGTGGTGGGATGCCCAGGGCATTGTGGGATtgatcctcttcctcatgtgtgtcctctacTCCAG CATTCGGAACTCGTCCAACGCCCAGGTGAACAAACTGACTCTGACCAGCGACGAGTCGGCCCTGATCGAGGACGGGCCGACGGCTGACGGCTTTGAGGAGGGCAGCGGCGCCAACCGAGCCGTGGACAACGAGAAGGACGGCGTCACCTACTCCTACTCCTTCTTCCACTTCATGCTCTTCCTGGCGTCGCTCTACATCATGATGACGCTCACCAACTGGTACAG CCCTGACTCCCACTACCAGGCCATGACCAGCAAGTGGCCGTCGGTGTGGGTGAAGATCTCCTCCAGCTGGATCTGCATCGCCCTCTACGTGTGGACACTGGTGGCTCCGCTGGTCCTGGTCAACAGAGACTTTGACTGA